CCGCCACCGACGCCGAATTGCAGGCCGACATCGGCTACCTCACAAAAGTGTGGCAGGACATCCGCAGCAAAGCCAAAACCCGCCCCGCCGGCTCGCTGCTGTATCAAGACCTGCCCCTGAGCCTGCGCGTGCTGCGCGACATGTTTAGCGGCAACACCCGCGAAATCCTCGTCGATTCCAAAGAAAACTTCGCCAAAATGCAGGACTTCGCCGCCCAATACGTGCAGGACGCGCCGGAAAAAATCAAACTCTTCAACGGCGAACGCCCCCTGTTTGAAACCCACAACGTCGAAGCCGAAATCAACCGCGCCCTGCAACCGCGCGTCAGCCTCAACTTCGGCAGCTACCTCATCATCGAAGCCACCGAAGCCATGACCACCATCGACGTGAACACCGGCGGCTTCGTCGGCGCGCGCAACTTCGACGAAACCATCTTCAAAACCAACCTCGAAGCCTGCCACGCCATCGCCCGCGAACTGCGCCTGCGCAACCTCGGCGGCATCATCATCATCGACTTCATCGACATGGCCTCCGACATCCACCGCGAAGCCGTATTGCAGGAGCTGGCCAAAGCCCTCAGCTTCGACCGCACCCGCGTAACCCTCAACGGCTTCACCAGCCTCGGCCTGGTGGAGCTCACCCGCAAACGCACCCGCGAAAACCTCAGCCACGTCCTGTGCGAACCCTGCCCCGCCTGCCAGGGCAGAGGCCGTCTGAAAACCGCGCAAACCGTCTGCTACGAAATCCAGCGCGAAATCGTGCGCGAAAACCGCCGCTTCGACGCCAAAGAATTCCGCATCCTCGCC
The window above is part of the Neisseria bacilliformis genome. Proteins encoded here:
- the rng gene encoding ribonuclease G — translated: MLPSLPLPKDIVRPPETILVNITPQETRVAILEENNICELHIERNSGHGLVGNIYLGVVRRVLPGMQSAFVDIGLERAAFLHIVDILEQRKNPEAAQRIEHVLFEGQTLLVQVIKDPINSKGARLSTQISLAGRFLVHLPQEEHIGVSQRIEDHEERHNLRGRLNSLLPPDSAHGYIIRTSAETATDAELQADIGYLTKVWQDIRSKAKTRPAGSLLYQDLPLSLRVLRDMFSGNTREILVDSKENFAKMQDFAAQYVQDAPEKIKLFNGERPLFETHNVEAEINRALQPRVSLNFGSYLIIEATEAMTTIDVNTGGFVGARNFDETIFKTNLEACHAIARELRLRNLGGIIIIDFIDMASDIHREAVLQELAKALSFDRTRVTLNGFTSLGLVELTRKRTRENLSHVLCEPCPACQGRGRLKTAQTVCYEIQREIVRENRRFDAKEFRILASPEVIDLFLDEESQSLAMLIDFIGKPISLAVENSYTQEQFDVVLV